The proteins below are encoded in one region of Sphingobium sp. CR2-8:
- a CDS encoding multidrug effflux MFS transporter has translation MEGKEKGALITPRRQSQHAGLITIIATMSLFGPLAINMSLPGIVQTGQDLGTTTAAIQATMAAFMLGFAAGQLVWGALADRWGRRFPVLLGLSIFLVSSVVCALAQSQELLFAARLMQGFGSCAGIVLARAIVSDNFAGKEAAVIFSWQHLIMGIAPVIAPLLGGALLLISSWRSIFWTLAGLVAATIPFLIAKLPESQSREAAEHAQSEGRIAAYMALIGNRPLLAHVLTSGLSASALMVWYSAASPLFQEDFGWTSRTTSIVIGALGITLISATQINRRLLNHFTPRQIIEAALLGGITVLVAGLLLTLTHVPGAKIFATISVVLGGSTYRMLSANNQACALALDRRRAGSVGALIGASNYGIGAVFAWLVSQLPSAHGITMLTMMAALFIAARLVLGLLNPHGSLSHQAEQQS, from the coding sequence ATGGAGGGAAAGGAAAAAGGCGCGCTAATCACTCCCCGGCGGCAAAGCCAACATGCCGGATTGATCACCATAATTGCGACGATGAGCCTTTTCGGGCCGCTCGCCATCAATATGAGCCTGCCCGGCATCGTCCAGACGGGCCAGGATCTCGGCACCACCACTGCCGCTATCCAGGCGACCATGGCGGCCTTCATGCTTGGTTTCGCTGCGGGCCAGTTGGTCTGGGGAGCGCTGGCCGATCGCTGGGGGCGCCGATTCCCGGTGCTGCTTGGTCTTAGCATATTTCTCGTTTCCTCGGTGGTATGCGCACTGGCGCAATCGCAGGAACTGTTGTTCGCGGCACGGCTTATGCAGGGCTTCGGATCCTGCGCGGGCATCGTGTTGGCGCGTGCTATCGTCTCGGATAATTTCGCCGGTAAAGAGGCCGCGGTGATCTTTAGCTGGCAGCATCTCATCATGGGGATAGCGCCAGTAATCGCGCCGCTGCTCGGCGGCGCCCTGCTGCTGATCTCCAGTTGGCGCTCGATCTTCTGGACGCTGGCTGGTCTCGTGGCGGCTACAATTCCCTTCTTGATCGCCAAGTTGCCCGAAAGCCAATCGCGGGAAGCCGCCGAACATGCCCAGAGCGAAGGACGAATTGCGGCGTATATGGCGTTGATCGGCAATCGGCCCCTGCTCGCGCATGTGCTGACCAGCGGGCTGTCCGCGTCGGCGCTGATGGTCTGGTACAGCGCTGCCAGCCCGCTGTTCCAGGAAGATTTCGGCTGGACCTCGCGGACCACCTCGATCGTCATCGGGGCGCTCGGCATCACCCTTATCAGCGCGACCCAAATCAACCGCCGTCTGCTCAACCATTTCACGCCTCGCCAGATTATCGAGGCGGCTTTGCTTGGCGGCATCACGGTGCTGGTCGCCGGTCTGCTGCTCACGCTTACTCATGTACCGGGGGCAAAGATTTTCGCAACTATCAGCGTGGTACTTGGCGGTTCGACCTACAGAATGCTTTCGGCCAACAACCAAGCATGCGCGCTTGCGCTGGATCGCCGCCGAGCGGGATCTGTGGGCGCACTGATTGGCGCGTCCAACTATGGCATCGGCGCGGTATTCGCCTGGTTAGTAAGCCAACTCCCCTCAGCGCATGGGATCACCATGCTGACGATGATGGCGGCACTGTTCATAGCGGCACGGCTGGTGTTGGGCCTGCTGAACCCGCATGGATCGCTATCACATCAAGCCGAGCAACAATCCTAA
- a CDS encoding aldo/keto reductase, whose translation MNDGFTIPQLGLGMMFMPRDALGELMLQAMRIGYRQFDTATHYGNEALIGDALKRSEVDREELFITSKLPDGQHGYDAAMRAFDRSERAIGRIDLYLIHWPQPPKGLYRETWRALVRLHKEGRARSIGVANFTPPLIDELIDDTGTVPAVNQIQLHPRYQQRDVRDYNARRRIITQAWSPLEHGRALTDPIIGQIAKRLGRSPAQIVLRWHVQNELVVIPKAASSRHLADNVEIYDFVLEKSDMALINGLDSVSGRIGPDPLEHVSDRGGD comes from the coding sequence ATGAACGATGGCTTCACGATCCCACAATTGGGGCTGGGCATGATGTTCATGCCGCGCGACGCGCTTGGGGAACTGATGCTGCAGGCTATGCGTATTGGCTATCGCCAGTTTGATACCGCCACCCATTACGGCAATGAGGCGTTAATCGGCGACGCGCTGAAACGCTCTGAAGTGGATCGCGAGGAACTGTTCATCACCTCAAAATTGCCTGATGGCCAACATGGCTATGACGCGGCCATGCGGGCGTTTGACCGGAGCGAAAGAGCGATAGGGCGCATCGACCTGTACCTGATCCACTGGCCGCAACCCCCGAAGGGACTTTATCGAGAGACCTGGCGAGCGCTGGTAAGGCTGCACAAAGAAGGAAGAGCGCGATCAATCGGCGTTGCTAACTTTACGCCGCCCCTCATCGACGAACTCATCGACGACACGGGCACGGTGCCCGCCGTAAATCAAATCCAACTCCACCCACGGTATCAACAACGCGATGTGCGCGACTACAATGCCCGCCGACGGATCATCACGCAGGCCTGGAGTCCGCTGGAACATGGCCGTGCGCTAACAGACCCTATCATCGGGCAGATCGCGAAGCGTCTTGGCCGCTCACCCGCTCAGATCGTCCTCCGGTGGCATGTGCAGAACGAGCTGGTCGTAATACCCAAGGCCGCGAGCAGCCGCCATCTCGCCGACAATGTCGAGATATACGATTTCGTGCTCGAAAAGAGCGATATGGCGCTGATAAATGGTCTGGACAGCGTGTCCGGCCGCATCGGCCCGGATCCTCTTGAGCATGTGAGTGACCGGGGTGGGGACTAA
- a CDS encoding zinc-dependent alcohol dehydrogenase family protein, with translation MRAYHLINTGSDLASGLNYLRIVDLEIPRPARGEALVRQHAASLNYVDLLAVSGQYPPSVLPQIPLMDSAGVVVELGEGTDGPPVGTRVAIHMLPDWLSGPTPQFGTPRARGFNMPGALSEYAVVPSAALARLPDTMSFAVGATFSTAGTTAWNVVREANVMPGSTVLILGTGNISLFALQFAKAQGARVIITSSSDEKLALARDMGADCGINYVATPNWDGVVLDLTDGKGVQLIVETTGAETFAKSIQVAAVEGIIASAGWRTGATVSFPINRVQQYNLRIVGGMVGSVADFKAMMRGVAATGIAPRVDRCFDFENASDAYRWLARGGGFGKVVITI, from the coding sequence TTGCGAGCCTATCATTTAATCAACACCGGGTCCGATTTAGCTTCCGGCTTAAACTACCTCCGCATCGTCGATCTCGAGATACCGCGTCCGGCTCGGGGAGAAGCGCTCGTGCGACAACATGCGGCGAGCCTGAATTATGTCGATCTACTTGCCGTTAGTGGCCAATATCCGCCGTCAGTTCTGCCACAAATTCCCTTGATGGACTCAGCTGGAGTAGTTGTGGAGCTGGGTGAAGGCACAGATGGTCCGCCCGTCGGCACGCGCGTCGCCATCCATATGTTGCCCGATTGGCTATCGGGACCGACGCCACAGTTCGGCACGCCACGCGCCCGGGGTTTCAACATGCCTGGAGCTCTCTCGGAATATGCGGTGGTCCCCTCCGCCGCACTGGCACGGCTGCCCGATACGATGAGTTTTGCGGTCGGCGCGACTTTCTCAACTGCTGGAACGACGGCCTGGAACGTCGTACGAGAGGCCAATGTCATGCCCGGGTCAACCGTGCTGATCCTGGGCACCGGGAACATCAGCCTTTTCGCCCTTCAATTCGCCAAGGCTCAAGGAGCGCGCGTCATCATCACGTCGTCCTCCGACGAAAAACTGGCTCTGGCACGCGACATGGGGGCGGACTGCGGGATCAATTATGTTGCAACACCAAATTGGGACGGGGTGGTTCTGGACCTGACCGATGGCAAAGGGGTTCAACTGATCGTTGAGACTACCGGTGCCGAGACATTTGCGAAATCTATACAAGTTGCTGCCGTCGAAGGGATCATAGCCTCTGCCGGGTGGCGCACCGGCGCGACGGTTTCCTTCCCGATCAACCGGGTGCAGCAATATAATCTGCGGATTGTGGGCGGCATGGTCGGGTCTGTTGCTGATTTCAAAGCTATGATGCGTGGTGTGGCCGCTACCGGTATCGCGCCGCGGGTCGACAGGTGTTTTGACTTTGAAAACGCTTCGGACGCGTATCGTTGGCTGGCCCGTGGCGGCGGCTTCGGCAAGGTCGTGATCACGATCTAG
- a CDS encoding EthD domain-containing protein: MTTKFMVLLKRKEGLTPEQFRDHYENNHVPLGEKFIGHLLTSFSRHYPGTMADFTSDDWTTGRMGDGDAGCAYDAISIYEFRDEGAIAEMAKILAQPEVCGALSEDERRFLDRSACRMGLCDVMEGEGMTAHA; the protein is encoded by the coding sequence ATGACGACAAAGTTCATGGTTCTGCTGAAACGCAAGGAAGGACTGACGCCGGAGCAGTTTCGGGATCATTACGAGAATAATCACGTTCCACTGGGCGAAAAGTTCATCGGTCACTTGTTGACCAGCTTCAGCCGCCATTACCCAGGGACGATGGCCGATTTCACTTCGGATGACTGGACGACCGGACGGATGGGCGACGGAGATGCCGGGTGCGCGTACGACGCCATCAGCATTTATGAATTCCGCGATGAGGGGGCAATCGCGGAAATGGCAAAGATCCTGGCGCAACCAGAAGTCTGCGGCGCTCTCAGCGAGGACGAGCGACGTTTCCTCGATCGGTCAGCCTGCCGAATGGGTCTGTGCGACGTCATGGAGGGAGAGGGCATGACCGCTCACGCATGA
- a CDS encoding isocitrate lyase/PEP mutase family protein yields the protein MTTRLRALLRDKMVVAPGCFDPLSARLAQLAGFEAVHMTGLGVEASQLAAPDLGLLSMREIADHSARMTAALDIPVMADIDTGFGGVLNVQRTIREMERAGVAGVHIEDQIMPKHCPLLAGRSVVSRAAALDRLKAALDARTDPDFVIAARSDADTISFDELVERSNLYLEAGADLAMPVLMTVEGRSFFSLLPAEQMEWNRKLVAAIDGPVMGMGSGPPLGYTEADLADAGFKLIMYAATALGVAANAMAALFRDMKAHGTDSLFIAANPGAYHDPLELMRAARLDDYVATEKRFMSAED from the coding sequence ATGACGACGCGTTTGCGCGCGCTACTGCGCGATAAAATGGTAGTCGCGCCCGGCTGTTTCGATCCGCTCTCGGCGCGCCTAGCACAATTGGCCGGATTTGAGGCTGTCCACATGACCGGACTGGGTGTCGAGGCATCGCAGTTGGCGGCACCCGATCTTGGTCTATTGAGCATGCGAGAAATCGCGGACCATTCAGCGCGAATGACTGCGGCGCTCGATATTCCAGTTATGGCGGACATAGATACCGGATTTGGCGGCGTGCTGAACGTCCAGCGGACGATCCGCGAGATGGAGCGTGCCGGCGTCGCTGGCGTCCACATCGAAGATCAGATCATGCCGAAGCATTGTCCGCTTCTGGCCGGACGCAGTGTCGTGTCGCGCGCGGCTGCGCTGGATCGGCTGAAGGCGGCGCTTGATGCACGCACCGATCCCGACTTCGTAATCGCCGCGCGTAGCGATGCCGATACGATCTCGTTCGATGAACTGGTGGAAAGGTCGAACCTTTACCTTGAGGCGGGTGCCGATCTCGCCATGCCGGTCCTTATGACGGTGGAAGGGCGGTCCTTTTTTTCGCTCTTGCCGGCTGAGCAGATGGAATGGAATCGGAAACTCGTAGCTGCGATTGATGGCCCCGTCATGGGCATGGGGTCCGGACCGCCACTGGGCTACACCGAAGCCGATCTGGCTGACGCGGGCTTCAAGCTGATCATGTACGCCGCGACAGCGCTCGGCGTGGCGGCGAATGCGATGGCCGCGCTTTTCCGTGACATGAAAGCGCATGGGACGGACAGTCTGTTCATCGCCGCGAACCCGGGCGCCTATCACGACCCGCTGGAACTCATGCGCGCGGCCCGGCTGGACGACTATGTCGCTACTGAGAAGCGGTTCATGAGCGCGGAGGACTGA